A genomic window from Streptomyces sp. MST-110588 includes:
- a CDS encoding lantibiotic dehydratase family protein: protein MSGNPLFSCAGITLLRAPVHPAHRARETTGDVPQGASEGAPDGPSEGASDGAWDETARLTGHLRELALDATLREAVAVSSAALTRRWEAAVAGTEQRTAGLRRAVRALTAYRTRMATRATPFGLMAGVAVARFAARPQEAGARLGTAHRRVPRPDHGWLTALAKDWERRPEVVRHLRVLANNLCVVRGDRLVVPAGPGERADDLPEGRAVHEVSVRYTAAVRAAVESARTPVRFADLEERLAERFPQASRETVTGMLTGLVERGMLLTDLHPPTGHADPLGHMLAALAASGIPEVTELRAISMEMAQWAESVGEGADGTARHLAWASLLQRMSALGEHEHLVQVDLSLDAQVRLPPSVGTEVERAAHLLWRISDDVPPTDPLAEYHRDFLERYGVDRAVPVRELLDPETGLGAPAGYRNPPSHRTPPRPAARNTARDRLLLHLAQEATLTGSAEVVLTDDHPFVVGLARDDGTPPAGVELFTRLVAASPAALRSGDFRVVVESAVDEAGAGFGRFAHLFPDEDRTALAEVAAAGRPVAAAADALRAQVVFRPRARAGNVTRTPGLLEHCIPVGAFAPGDGGGLDLDDLAVRADPDRLFLVRPSDDREVVPAACHLLNPGHAPNLVRLLGDIPRSGARPCRAWDWGAGEDLPYTPRVRYGRTVLALARWRPTEAVRDQDAPFDQWVRQVRAWRRAGGCPNGSRWPAPTSGSNFFSPSRPTYRCSVTNCGAVRMRRSARCWRPMTHQGG, encoded by the coding sequence ATGTCGGGGAACCCTCTTTTCTCCTGCGCGGGAATCACCCTGCTGCGCGCCCCCGTACACCCGGCACACCGCGCCCGTGAGACCACCGGCGACGTACCGCAAGGCGCCTCGGAAGGCGCTCCGGACGGCCCCTCGGAAGGCGCTTCGGACGGCGCTTGGGATGAAACGGCCAGGCTCACCGGTCACCTGCGTGAGCTGGCCCTTGACGCGACGCTCCGGGAAGCGGTCGCCGTCTCCAGTGCGGCGCTGACCCGCCGTTGGGAAGCGGCGGTGGCCGGGACGGAGCAGCGTACGGCGGGCCTGCGGCGAGCGGTCCGCGCGCTGACCGCCTACCGCACGCGCATGGCCACCCGCGCGACGCCGTTCGGCCTGATGGCCGGGGTGGCCGTGGCGCGGTTCGCCGCCCGGCCGCAGGAGGCCGGGGCACGGCTGGGCACCGCTCACCGGCGCGTTCCACGCCCGGATCACGGCTGGCTCACAGCGCTGGCCAAGGACTGGGAGCGCCGGCCCGAAGTGGTGCGCCACCTGCGGGTGCTGGCCAACAACCTCTGTGTCGTACGAGGAGACCGCCTGGTGGTGCCCGCCGGACCGGGCGAGCGTGCGGATGACCTGCCGGAGGGCCGGGCGGTACACGAGGTGAGCGTCCGGTACACCGCGGCCGTACGCGCCGCGGTGGAGTCCGCCCGTACCCCCGTGCGCTTCGCGGACCTGGAGGAACGGCTGGCCGAACGGTTCCCACAGGCGTCCCGCGAGACCGTCACCGGCATGCTGACGGGACTGGTGGAGCGCGGAATGCTGCTCACCGACCTGCATCCGCCCACCGGCCACGCCGACCCCCTCGGACACATGCTGGCCGCCCTCGCGGCATCCGGCATCCCGGAAGTGACCGAACTCCGCGCGATATCCATGGAGATGGCGCAGTGGGCGGAGTCCGTCGGGGAAGGCGCGGACGGTACGGCGCGGCACCTGGCGTGGGCGTCGCTCCTCCAGCGGATGAGCGCGCTTGGTGAGCACGAACACCTGGTGCAGGTGGACCTGTCCCTGGACGCGCAGGTGCGTCTGCCGCCTTCGGTCGGTACCGAGGTGGAACGGGCCGCGCACCTCTTGTGGCGGATTTCCGACGACGTCCCGCCGACCGATCCCCTGGCCGAGTACCACCGCGACTTCCTGGAGCGTTACGGCGTGGACCGGGCCGTCCCGGTCAGGGAGTTGCTCGACCCGGAAACCGGCCTGGGGGCGCCCGCCGGCTACCGGAACCCGCCGAGCCACCGCACCCCGCCGCGGCCGGCCGCCCGGAACACCGCACGCGACCGGCTGCTCCTGCACCTGGCCCAAGAGGCAACGTTGACCGGATCGGCCGAGGTGGTACTCACCGACGACCACCCGTTCGTCGTCGGCCTCGCCCGCGACGACGGCACGCCACCCGCGGGCGTCGAACTGTTCACCCGGCTGGTGGCCGCCTCACCCGCCGCACTGCGCTCCGGGGACTTCCGCGTGGTGGTGGAATCGGCCGTCGACGAGGCGGGGGCCGGCTTCGGCCGGTTCGCCCACCTCTTCCCGGACGAGGACCGGACAGCACTGGCGGAGGTCGCCGCCGCCGGCCGGCCCGTAGCCGCCGCGGCGGACGCACTGCGCGCCCAGGTGGTCTTCCGGCCCCGCGCACGGGCCGGCAACGTCACCCGGACCCCCGGGCTCCTCGAACACTGCATACCGGTCGGCGCGTTCGCCCCGGGCGACGGCGGCGGCCTGGACCTCGACGACCTCGCCGTCCGGGCCGATCCCGACCGGCTGTTCCTGGTGCGGCCTAGCGACGACCGGGAAGTGGTACCGGCCGCTTGCCACCTGCTCAACCCCGGCCACGCGCCGAACCTCGTACGCCTGCTCGGTGACATCCCGCGCAGCGGAGCACGACCGTGCCGGGCCTGGGACTGGGGCGCCGGCGAGGACCTGCCGTACACGCCCAGGGTGCGGTACGGGCGTACGGTGCTGGCCCTGGCGCGCTGGCGGCCGACGGAGGCGGTACGGGACCAGGACGCACCCTTCGACCAGTGGGTACGGCAGGTACGCGCATGGCGGAGAGCTGGCGGGTGCCCGAACGGGTCGCGCTGGCCCGCTCCGACCAGCGGATCGAACTTCTTCTCACCGAGCCGTCCCACCTACAGGTGCTCCGTCACGAACTGCGGCGCCGTCCGGATGCGGCGCTCCGCGAGGTGCTGGAGGCCGATGACACATCAGGGTGGCTGA
- a CDS encoding polyphosphate kinase 2 family protein: MTDRTDRTAERIEAFIAQLRVPPGSEVDLEKDFDPGFRAGIAKKADGVELLSVGIELLAEYQRRLAAEQTWGVLVCLQALDAGGKDGTIRHVMSGMSPQGVRVANFKVPSAEELDHDYLWRYAGQLPRRGGITIFNRSHYEEVLVVRVHPENLERQRLPGAAKDGGVWARRYREINAWERYLADNGFKVVKLFLNLSKEEQRTRFLKRIDVPERNWKFSAADVRERAHWDAYQRAFSQMLSATSTPWAPWYVVPADRKWLARLCAAAVLAHTLIDIGPQYPKTSEPARRELARAKKDLEKEAPRGAPADPYQASVAGRSRKRPGKDGGKGGGKDGGKDGRRKQR, encoded by the coding sequence ATGACCGACAGGACCGACAGGACAGCCGAACGCATCGAGGCGTTCATCGCACAGCTTCGGGTTCCCCCTGGGTCGGAGGTGGACCTGGAGAAGGACTTCGACCCCGGTTTCCGGGCGGGCATCGCGAAGAAGGCGGACGGGGTCGAGCTGTTGAGCGTGGGCATCGAGTTGCTGGCCGAGTACCAGCGGCGGCTGGCCGCCGAGCAGACCTGGGGCGTACTGGTGTGTCTGCAGGCGCTGGACGCCGGCGGCAAGGACGGGACGATCCGCCATGTGATGAGCGGGATGAGCCCGCAGGGCGTACGGGTCGCGAACTTCAAGGTGCCCTCCGCCGAAGAACTCGACCACGACTACCTGTGGCGTTATGCGGGTCAACTGCCCCGGCGCGGCGGCATCACCATCTTCAACCGGTCGCACTACGAGGAGGTCCTGGTGGTGCGGGTGCACCCGGAGAACCTCGAACGGCAGAGGCTGCCCGGGGCGGCCAAGGACGGCGGTGTGTGGGCGCGGCGCTACCGGGAGATCAACGCCTGGGAGCGGTACCTCGCCGACAACGGCTTCAAAGTCGTCAAACTGTTCTTGAACCTCTCGAAAGAGGAGCAACGGACCCGGTTCCTCAAGCGGATCGACGTACCGGAGCGCAACTGGAAGTTCTCGGCGGCCGATGTGCGCGAGCGTGCGCACTGGGACGCCTACCAGCGGGCCTTCTCCCAGATGCTCTCCGCCACCAGTACTCCCTGGGCTCCTTGGTACGTCGTGCCCGCGGACCGCAAGTGGCTGGCGCGGCTCTGTGCCGCCGCGGTGCTCGCGCACACGCTGATCGACATCGGCCCGCAGTATCCGAAGACGAGCGAACCGGCCCGCCGGGAACTCGCCAGGGCCAAGAAGGATCTGGAGAAGGAGGCGCCTCGGGGCGCCCCGGCGGATCCGTACCAGGCATCGGTCGCCGGCAGGAGCCGCAAGCGACCCGGTAAGGACGGCGGGAAGGGCGGCGGGAAGGACGGCGGGAAGGACGGGCGGAGGAAACAGCGATAG
- a CDS encoding HAD-IC family P-type ATPase gives MTVETGARNHRAAGTERWYARSPQEVAAAFGVDPAVGLSAAHAAERLDRDGPNSLPAEEPEPGWRRFLAQYRSYMQIILVVAAVVSLLIKEWGTAGILLALTVLNAVIGMRQAGKAESAMNALKSMMKASARVRRDGREAEIPAEEVVVGDVVLISSGDEVPADGRVIEASSLQIDEAALTGESVPVAKEARTLSGEAPGPADRSNMAFMNTPVTHGSGILLITATGSATELGTISGMLGATPREPSPLTRELDRLTLWIAAAAGLTMIRHGSTRPVTSLSTSPSCG, from the coding sequence ATGACCGTGGAAACAGGTGCCCGCAACCATCGGGCAGCCGGAACCGAGCGGTGGTACGCGCGGTCCCCGCAGGAGGTCGCGGCGGCCTTCGGGGTGGACCCGGCTGTCGGGCTGTCCGCGGCGCACGCCGCCGAACGGCTGGACCGGGACGGCCCCAACTCCCTGCCGGCGGAGGAGCCCGAGCCGGGCTGGCGGCGGTTCCTGGCCCAGTACCGCAGCTACATGCAGATCATCCTGGTCGTCGCCGCCGTGGTGTCCCTGCTGATCAAGGAGTGGGGGACCGCCGGGATACTGCTGGCCCTGACGGTGCTCAACGCGGTGATCGGTATGCGGCAGGCCGGTAAGGCCGAAAGCGCCATGAACGCCCTGAAGTCGATGATGAAGGCGTCCGCCCGGGTGCGCCGGGACGGCCGGGAGGCCGAGATCCCGGCCGAAGAGGTGGTGGTCGGTGACGTCGTGCTGATCTCGTCCGGGGACGAGGTACCGGCGGACGGCCGCGTCATCGAGGCCAGCTCCCTTCAGATCGACGAGGCGGCGCTGACGGGTGAGAGCGTGCCCGTGGCCAAGGAGGCGCGGACACTGTCCGGCGAAGCGCCCGGACCCGCGGACCGGTCGAACATGGCGTTCATGAACACCCCTGTCACGCACGGCAGCGGCATCCTCCTCATCACGGCCACCGGGTCCGCGACCGAACTCGGAACGATTTCAGGGATGCTCGGCGCCACCCCCAGGGAGCCCTCGCCGCTGACCAGGGAACTGGACCGGCTCACCCTGTGGATCGCGGCGGCGGCCGGCCTGACGATGATCCGGCACGGTTCGACCCGGCCGGTGACCTCCTTGAGTACGTCACCGAGTTGCGGATGA
- a CDS encoding AraC family transcriptional regulator, with translation MKNGHTAVRQLRYRPAVGAPHGVEVIDFAALRSMDPHGRRVLPQRPDFHVFALIGSGTGAHEADFQHYRLTEGSAVWIRPGTVHRWSDTDACDGPLVLFRPGFLPGLTAAETTAPVCWRLDRQRLSLSLLAADHLGREHGTQARTPRLASPALLSHLLAALVLRALPDTPAPTDAGRSGSRYTDVFRAYRAAVEEHFTHWHHVADYARALGYDVRTLTRATRAAAGTGAKTFLDQRILLEAKRLLAHTDLPVTGCARRLGFRDAGNFTTFFRRQAGTPPAAWRAAYGAAGTRTVAPRGC, from the coding sequence GTGAAAAACGGACACACCGCTGTACGACAGCTTCGCTACCGGCCCGCCGTCGGAGCTCCGCACGGAGTGGAGGTCATCGACTTCGCCGCACTGCGTTCCATGGACCCCCACGGCCGCCGCGTACTGCCGCAGCGCCCCGACTTCCACGTCTTCGCCCTGATCGGCTCCGGCACCGGCGCCCACGAAGCGGACTTCCAGCACTACCGCCTGACGGAAGGCAGCGCCGTGTGGATCCGGCCGGGCACGGTGCACCGCTGGAGCGACACCGACGCCTGCGATGGTCCGCTCGTCCTCTTCCGGCCCGGCTTCCTTCCCGGCCTCACCGCGGCCGAGACCACCGCACCGGTGTGCTGGCGCCTGGACCGGCAGCGCCTGAGCCTGTCCCTGCTCGCCGCCGACCACCTCGGCCGCGAGCACGGCACACAAGCGCGCACCCCGCGCCTGGCGTCCCCCGCCCTGCTCTCCCACCTGCTGGCGGCACTGGTCCTGCGCGCCCTGCCCGACACGCCGGCCCCGACGGATGCCGGGCGTTCCGGCAGCCGCTACACGGATGTCTTCCGCGCCTACCGGGCCGCTGTCGAAGAGCACTTCACCCACTGGCACCACGTGGCCGATTACGCGCGGGCACTGGGCTACGACGTCCGTACGCTGACGCGGGCCACCCGCGCCGCCGCCGGAACCGGCGCCAAGACCTTCCTCGACCAGCGCATCCTGCTGGAAGCCAAGAGACTGCTCGCCCACACCGACCTGCCGGTCACCGGCTGCGCCCGGCGCCTCGGCTTCCGGGACGCCGGCAACTTCACCACCTTCTTCCGGCGCCAGGCCGGCACACCCCCCGCCGCCTGGCGCGCGGCGTACGGCGCGGCCGGCACCCGGACCGTTGCGCCGCGCGGGTGCTGA
- a CDS encoding SHOCT domain-containing protein: MTTETGPIQLLTIAFGPDATFEGRIVEELDQLTAMGQILVLDLLVVRKQADGNLVSVGYQAEGMGDTVSALLGLSPGSLREAEAAFPSLAPGRAFGLATEDVREIADTLEPGTTTGFLLFEHRWARKLRRAVREQGACPWPRGSSPKKPSPPSPRNCSQPPRSSMRRRRRKRRKAQRQRPTAGTAPRKTGGQTPYADRRHAPAHTPSHRTPSRTAHLFAPRTPLATPPPPRSAAPLRRYGERKDKTMGDTVTLAYDYPLLGVFWTTLWLFMWMLWFFLLFRIIGDLFRDDELNGWAKAAWIIFVIVLPFLGVLVYVLARGRGMGRREVSRAQAQQEAFDAYVRRTAATDTSRATQADELTKLSRLKERGDISDEEFQRAKSTILH; encoded by the coding sequence ATGACGACCGAGACCGGTCCCATACAGTTGCTGACGATCGCGTTCGGCCCGGACGCGACGTTCGAGGGGCGGATCGTCGAGGAACTGGACCAACTGACGGCCATGGGCCAGATCCTCGTACTGGACCTGCTGGTCGTACGCAAGCAGGCCGACGGCAACCTCGTCTCCGTCGGCTATCAGGCAGAAGGCATGGGCGACACGGTCAGCGCGCTGCTCGGACTGAGCCCGGGCAGCTTGCGGGAAGCGGAAGCCGCCTTCCCGTCGCTGGCACCGGGGCGCGCCTTCGGCCTGGCCACGGAGGATGTCCGGGAGATCGCCGACACCCTGGAGCCGGGCACCACGACAGGCTTCCTGCTCTTCGAACACCGCTGGGCGAGGAAGCTGCGGCGCGCGGTCCGTGAGCAGGGGGCGTGCCCGTGGCCGAGGGGTTCCTCACCGAAGAAGCCCTCGCCCCCATCGCCGCGGAACTGCTCGCAGCCGCCGCGCAGTTCGATGAGGAGGCGGAGGAGAAAGCGGCGGAAGGCGCAACGGCAGAGACCGACCGCCGGAACAGCCCCTCGTAAAACCGGCGGCCAAACCCCGTACGCCGACCGCCGACATGCCCCCGCGCACACCCCTTCGCACCGCACACCCTCTCGTACCGCGCACCTTTTCGCACCGCGCACCCCGCTCGCAACACCGCCGCCGCCCCGCTCGGCCGCACCGCTTCGGCGGTACGGCGAGAGGAAGGACAAGACCATGGGCGATACCGTCACCCTCGCGTACGACTATCCGCTGCTCGGCGTCTTCTGGACCACGCTCTGGCTCTTCATGTGGATGCTGTGGTTCTTCCTGCTCTTCCGCATCATCGGCGACCTCTTCCGCGACGACGAACTGAACGGATGGGCCAAGGCGGCCTGGATCATCTTCGTGATCGTGCTGCCTTTCCTCGGTGTCCTCGTCTACGTCCTCGCCCGGGGCCGCGGCATGGGCCGGCGCGAGGTGAGCAGGGCACAGGCCCAGCAGGAAGCCTTCGACGCGTACGTACGCCGGACCGCGGCGACGGACACCTCCCGCGCCACCCAGGCCGACGAGCTGACGAAGCTGTCCCGGCTCAAGGAGCGCGGCGACATCTCGGACGAGGAGTTCCAGCGGGCGAAGAGCACGATCCTGCACTGA
- a CDS encoding alpha/beta-hydrolase family protein, whose protein sequence is MTENTPGSSAGPSPPADTAAADGSGPSPKSRRRRWLLSLTLPGCWGALLFACLSFTPSLLPRGGILQGLICGIDAALGYAAGVLAAWVWRAFADREPRPARRRSWTVFLLGAVIAFGLVFGVGQYWQYQIRRLTGVTDYNVPLAAVSPLIAALVFWLLLLAARGVRGLYRRLARLLRRRIGPRAASAVGWTVVAALVWATVTGLLLDGLVNLANETFSLRDTTTEEGAHQPTTTLRSGGPGSLVPWDSLGMQGRNFTGTGPSTAAIGKFTGRPAKEPVRSYAGLASSKDTESRAAQAVADLTRQGGFRRQNLLVVTTTGSGWVDPAAVDTFEYLSGGDCASVAIQYSYLPSWLSYLVDQSKAREAGRALFDAVYDTWSELPSGHRPRLFVAGESLGSFGGETAFSGEYDLRNRTAGTLFAGPPNFNTLFREFSDRRDAGSPEVQPVYKDGRTVRFANDPAAKIPPADRPWNGSRVLYLMHPSDPIVWWSPRLVYREPDWIGQHPGDDVLEQMTWLPLVTFWQVTADLPFATGVPGGHGHTYTTEYVDAWNAVIRPPDVTAQDLDHLKDIIAADK, encoded by the coding sequence ATGACGGAAAACACACCGGGGTCATCGGCCGGCCCGTCACCTCCTGCGGACACCGCGGCGGCCGATGGTTCCGGCCCGTCACCGAAGTCCCGTCGGCGCCGGTGGCTGTTGTCCCTCACCCTCCCCGGGTGCTGGGGTGCGCTGTTGTTCGCGTGTCTCTCCTTCACCCCCTCGCTGCTCCCGCGCGGTGGCATCCTGCAGGGCCTGATCTGCGGCATCGACGCGGCCCTCGGCTACGCGGCCGGGGTGCTGGCCGCATGGGTGTGGCGCGCGTTCGCCGACCGGGAGCCGCGCCCTGCGCGGCGCAGGTCCTGGACCGTCTTCCTGCTCGGCGCGGTCATCGCCTTCGGCCTCGTCTTCGGCGTCGGCCAGTACTGGCAGTACCAGATCCGCCGGCTGACGGGGGTGACCGACTACAACGTCCCGCTCGCCGCGGTGTCACCTCTCATCGCGGCGCTGGTCTTCTGGCTCCTCCTGCTGGCCGCGCGCGGCGTCCGTGGCCTCTACCGCCGGCTCGCGCGCCTGCTCAGGCGCCGGATCGGGCCGCGCGCCGCATCCGCCGTCGGCTGGACCGTGGTCGCCGCCCTGGTCTGGGCGACCGTCACCGGACTGCTGCTCGACGGCCTCGTCAATCTCGCCAACGAAACGTTCTCGCTACGCGATACGACGACCGAAGAAGGGGCGCACCAGCCCACGACGACCCTGCGCTCGGGCGGGCCGGGCTCGCTCGTACCGTGGGACTCGCTGGGCATGCAGGGGCGCAACTTCACCGGCACCGGTCCCTCGACGGCCGCCATCGGGAAGTTCACCGGCCGCCCGGCGAAGGAACCGGTCCGCTCATACGCCGGACTGGCGTCGTCCAAGGACACGGAGTCCCGTGCCGCCCAGGCGGTCGCCGACCTGACCCGTCAGGGCGGTTTCCGGCGTCAGAACCTGCTCGTGGTGACGACGACCGGCAGCGGCTGGGTCGACCCCGCCGCGGTGGACACCTTCGAGTACCTCAGCGGCGGCGACTGTGCCAGCGTCGCGATCCAGTACTCCTACCTCCCGTCGTGGCTCTCCTACCTGGTCGACCAGTCCAAGGCCCGTGAGGCGGGCCGTGCCCTCTTCGACGCCGTGTACGACACCTGGTCCGAACTGCCCTCCGGCCACCGCCCCCGGCTGTTCGTCGCCGGGGAGAGCCTGGGGTCCTTCGGCGGCGAGACCGCTTTCAGCGGGGAGTACGACCTGCGCAACCGCACCGCGGGAACCCTGTTCGCCGGCCCTCCGAACTTCAACACGCTCTTCCGGGAGTTCAGCGACCGCCGTGACGCGGGCAGCCCCGAGGTCCAGCCCGTCTACAAGGACGGGCGGACCGTCCGGTTCGCCAACGACCCCGCCGCGAAGATCCCGCCGGCGGACCGGCCCTGGAACGGAAGCCGCGTCCTGTACCTCATGCACCCCTCCGACCCGATCGTCTGGTGGAGTCCACGCCTGGTCTACCGCGAACCGGACTGGATCGGCCAGCACCCGGGCGACGACGTACTCGAACAGATGACGTGGCTGCCGCTGGTCACCTTCTGGCAGGTCACCGCGGACCTTCCCTTCGCCACCGGCGTTCCGGGCGGCCACGGTCACACCTACACCACCGAGTACGTGGACGCCTGGAACGCCGTCATACGGCCCCCGGACGTCACCGCACAGGACCTCGACCACCTCAAAGACATCATCGCGGCCGACAAGTGA
- a CDS encoding histidine phosphatase family protein has protein sequence MTSLGAILPLRRLLLLRHAKAARPAGTADHERPLSGRGRRDARAAGRLLATADWLPDLVLCSTARRTRETWELAAAELAGHAAVRFEPRLYHASVPELLAVVHQVPTHVSTVLVIGHNPDLREAILLAAGDGAGQRTGQVQQVQEKFPTAAIALLVWRGTWQELGARTALLAELAVARGAGPGHA, from the coding sequence GTGACGAGTCTCGGTGCGATCCTGCCGCTACGGCGTCTGCTGCTGTTGCGACATGCCAAAGCGGCCCGCCCTGCGGGGACGGCGGACCACGAGCGGCCCCTGTCGGGCCGTGGCCGCCGGGACGCGCGGGCTGCCGGGCGTCTGCTGGCCACCGCGGACTGGCTGCCTGACCTGGTGCTGTGCTCCACGGCCCGCCGTACGAGGGAGACCTGGGAGCTGGCCGCCGCGGAACTGGCGGGGCACGCGGCGGTACGCTTCGAGCCCCGGCTGTACCACGCGTCCGTACCGGAACTCCTGGCCGTCGTGCACCAAGTTCCCACGCATGTCTCGACGGTGCTGGTGATCGGGCACAATCCGGATCTGCGGGAGGCGATTTTGCTGGCGGCCGGTGACGGAGCCGGCCAAAGGACCGGACAGGTCCAACAGGTCCAGGAGAAGTTCCCGACCGCCGCGATCGCCCTGCTGGTCTGGCGCGGAACGTGGCAGGAGCTCGGGGCCCGTACGGCCCTCCTGGCGGAGCTGGCCGTGGCTCGGGGAGCCGGGCCTGGACACGCCTGA
- a CDS encoding alpha/beta hydrolase: MMTETTTHVPVVGGALDVRVGGRSGPVLVFVHYWGGSARTWNGVIGHLPSGQATVRFDQRGWGTSRALPGPWHLDRLADDLARVVDVCAPEPYVLVGHSMGGKVSQLLAARRPAGLAGLVLVAPAPPQPPASVTDEYRQGLSHAYDSPGTVRHAIDHVLTAAPLPEAVRTAAVHDSLASSAQARREWPLHGIGEDITHVVRGIDVPVTVLAGERDTVEPPHVLREHLLPHIPHATLTTVPGAGHLLPAEAPRAVATALADFLAGLSSHGPQPWARYGPARPFGAARGGS; the protein is encoded by the coding sequence ATGATGACGGAAACGACAACGCATGTTCCCGTGGTGGGCGGGGCCCTGGACGTACGCGTGGGAGGCCGGAGCGGACCCGTGCTGGTGTTCGTCCATTACTGGGGCGGCTCCGCCCGCACCTGGAACGGCGTGATCGGCCACCTGCCCTCCGGGCAGGCGACGGTCCGCTTCGATCAGCGCGGCTGGGGCACCTCGCGGGCGCTGCCCGGACCCTGGCACCTGGACCGGCTCGCCGACGATCTCGCGCGCGTGGTGGACGTGTGCGCGCCGGAGCCGTACGTCCTCGTCGGCCACTCCATGGGCGGCAAGGTGAGCCAGCTCCTCGCGGCCCGCCGGCCGGCCGGACTGGCGGGTCTGGTGCTCGTCGCGCCCGCGCCACCGCAGCCGCCCGCCTCGGTGACCGATGAGTACCGCCAGGGCCTGTCCCACGCGTACGACTCGCCCGGGACGGTACGGCACGCCATCGACCACGTCCTGACCGCCGCACCGCTGCCCGAGGCGGTACGGACGGCGGCGGTGCACGACAGCCTCGCCTCCTCGGCCCAGGCCCGGCGGGAGTGGCCGCTGCACGGAATCGGAGAGGACATCACACATGTCGTACGCGGCATCGACGTCCCCGTGACCGTGCTGGCCGGGGAGCGCGACACGGTCGAACCCCCGCACGTCCTGCGCGAACACCTCCTGCCGCACATCCCGCACGCGACCCTGACCACCGTCCCCGGCGCGGGCCACCTGCTTCCCGCCGAAGCGCCCCGCGCCGTCGCGACCGCTCTCGCGGACTTCCTCGCCGGCCTTTCGTCCCACGGCCCTCAGCCGTGGGCCCGGTACGGGCCGGCCCGACCGTTCGGCGCGGCGCGCGGCGGATCGTAA
- a CDS encoding HAD-IC family P-type ATPase, which translates to MTSLVGMVDPPRAESRSAVAAAQAARIRVRMVTGDDVTTGAAIAEQLGIEGDAVLGADFAALSEPGRLAAIEHIGILGRVAPEHKVLLADTLKKKGEVVAMTGDGVNDAPAIKAADVGIAMGSGTEVAKNAGQMVLSDDNFASIVFAVEQGRKIYDNLTKYIRFVLVLLVVFVLTFLGAALFDIAAGEPFTAAQVLWIHFFVNAAFGFALGFDRESPGLMARRPRPRGEPVLTTRVMITVGAAGLAISIGLLCMIQLGRSLYDSLPIGNSIAFTAFALCLIVAALECRSETGTVLTTASFDSKQMNRAMLIEFFLAIAVTQMDLFHRLLGTTELGLKHFAWALVPAVALLLLWELGKLIARGRGQVR; encoded by the coding sequence ATGACGAGCCTGGTGGGGATGGTCGACCCGCCGCGGGCCGAGTCCCGTTCCGCGGTCGCCGCCGCGCAGGCGGCCCGTATCCGCGTCCGTATGGTCACCGGCGACGACGTGACCACCGGCGCCGCCATCGCCGAACAGCTCGGCATCGAAGGCGACGCCGTCCTCGGCGCCGACTTCGCCGCCCTCTCCGAGCCCGGACGACTGGCTGCCATCGAGCACATCGGGATACTCGGCCGGGTCGCCCCCGAACACAAGGTGCTGCTCGCGGACACCTTGAAGAAGAAGGGCGAGGTGGTGGCCATGACGGGGGACGGCGTCAACGACGCCCCGGCGATCAAAGCGGCCGACGTCGGCATCGCCATGGGCTCCGGCACGGAAGTGGCCAAGAACGCCGGCCAGATGGTCCTGTCCGACGACAACTTCGCCAGCATCGTCTTCGCGGTCGAACAGGGCCGGAAGATCTACGACAACCTCACCAAGTACATCCGTTTCGTCCTGGTCCTGCTGGTGGTCTTCGTCCTGACGTTCCTCGGCGCCGCCCTGTTCGACATCGCAGCCGGTGAACCGTTCACCGCCGCACAGGTGCTGTGGATCCACTTCTTCGTCAACGCCGCTTTCGGATTCGCCCTCGGCTTCGATCGGGAGAGCCCGGGCCTGATGGCCCGCAGGCCGCGGCCCCGCGGCGAGCCCGTACTCACCACAAGGGTGATGATCACGGTCGGAGCGGCGGGACTGGCCATCAGCATCGGACTGCTCTGCATGATCCAGCTCGGCCGGTCGCTGTACGACAGCCTGCCGATCGGCAACTCCATCGCGTTCACCGCCTTCGCCCTGTGCCTGATCGTGGCGGCACTGGAATGCCGCAGCGAGACCGGCACCGTGCTGACGACCGCCAGTTTCGACAGCAAACAGATGAACCGGGCGATGCTCATCGAGTTCTTCCTCGCGATCGCGGTCACGCAGATGGACCTCTTCCACCGCCTGCTGGGCACCACCGAACTCGGCCTGAAGCACTTCGCGTGGGCCCTCGTACCCGCCGTCGCACTGCTGCTCCTGTGGGAACTGGGCAAACTCATCGCCCGCGGGCGCGGACAGGTACGGTGA